TCGGCTGCGCTCGGATTGGAGCGTCTTCTTGGACCAGTCCACGGTTTGGCCGAAGGACGGGAAGGCCGCCGCCAGGGCCAGCAGGGCGATGAGGGCCGCTTTTTTCATGTTCTCACCTTTTTCCGGAGGCGGCGGGCGCACCGCCGTAGATCTGGAGAAGTCCGCTGCCTTTCTTCAGGGTCTCGACTTCCGCGACCGTCCTGGGAACGCCGAGGGAGAGATTTTCGCACCCCTTTTCCGTGATGGCGACGGTGTCCTCGATCCGGATGCCGATCTCCTCTTCGAGGCGGAACAGTTGGATATCGCAGGCGAAGACAAGCCCGGGGACCAGGACCTCGTCCGGCCCGGCGAATGTCCCCATGACGTCATGCGTGGCCAGGCCGACCATATGGTTGTAACCGCCATAGCGGACGATGCCGCTGAAATCCTTAGCCAACCCATCCAGCTTCCTGTCCTTGAGCATGGCCTCGACGGCGGCCCCTACTTGTTTAAACGTGACGCCGGGGCGGTAATTGGCCAGGCAGACGTCCCGGACGGCCAGGGCCGCCTCGTAGAGCTCCTTCTGACGGGAGGTGAAGGCGCCCGAAGCCGGGAACGTCGTCGAGATGTCCACATGGTAGTCGGCGTAGTCGGGCCCCGCATCCAGGATGACGAGATCCCCGTCTTTTAAGGTCCGATCATACGCGTGGTAGTGTCCGAAGGCATGGTTTTTCCCGGACATCAGAATGGGTTCGTAAGCCATGTCCGCGGCGCCTTCCCGGCGGCAGACGAATTCGAAGACGGCCTCCAGGGCCTTTTCCGAGACGCCGGGGCGGGTCGACTGAATCAAGGCGTTGTGGGCCAAGACCCCGATACGGCCGGCCCTTCGCAGAACTTCGAGCTCGGCGGGCGATTTGATCTTGCGCAGGTCCCAGACCAGGGCCGAGCAGTCCCGGACGTCAACCTGAGGAAACGCCTCACGCAAACGGCGGACGAGCTGGAGCTCCCGCGTCAGGCGGCCGTCCCAAAGGTTGAGCGTCATCGTCCTTTGGAGGGCGTTGAACTTTTCGTTGCTGTTCTCGGGGCCGATTTCCTCAGGTTTGAACGGAGTGTAGAATACCCGGGCCCGCTGGCTCAAGCCCGCCAGGAACGAACCGAGCTGTTCGGCGGGGAGAACCCGATCGATCCCCGTGGCCTTTTTGGGATTCCGGACGAGCTCGATCGGGAGGCCTTCCCCCTCCGCCTCTTTCTCGCTCATCGTGAAGAAAAGGACGCTCTCTCTCCGGAGGCCGTCGAGGACGAGGGCGGCGTTGGGAATCTCGAC
The nucleotide sequence above comes from Candidatus Aminicenantes bacterium. Encoded proteins:
- a CDS encoding Xaa-Pro peptidase family protein yields the protein MHKRARNPGGWLLLAVMVQALSAAPLLFDRQEYAARRGRLLDRIPDGIAVILGAAAPAADRAFRQGHDFAYLTGVEIPNAALVLDGLRRESVLFFTMSEKEAEGEGLPIELVRNPKKATGIDRVLPAEQLGSFLAGLSQRARVFYTPFKPEEIGPENSNEKFNALQRTMTLNLWDGRLTRELQLVRRLREAFPQVDVRDCSALVWDLRKIKSPAELEVLRRAGRIGVLAHNALIQSTRPGVSEKALEAVFEFVCRREGAADMAYEPILMSGKNHAFGHYHAYDRTLKDGDLVILDAGPDYADYHVDISTTFPASGAFTSRQKELYEAALAVRDVCLANYRPGVTFKQVGAAVEAMLKDRKLDGLAKDFSGIVRYGGYNHMVGLATHDVMGTFAGPDEVLVPGLVFACDIQLFRLEEEIGIRIEDTVAITEKGCENLSLGVPRTVAEVETLKKGSGLLQIYGGAPAASGKR